From Variovorax sp. J2L1-78, the proteins below share one genomic window:
- a CDS encoding ABC transporter permease: MEPAVLLDFLAASLRIATPLIFAALGGILCERSGTFAVGLEGQMLAGAFLGVVVTHSASNAGVGLAASALAGMAMALVVAIATTRFHTEHMVTGIAANILALGLTSFLVRMITGGRDGGAAIRVPLLEVWSVPGLSALPWVGPLLFRQPPLTYLAFALIVPLALFLFRSRAGLTLRAVGENPLAAFAAGADPTRVRIAAIVGGGALAGLGGAVLSLQQVGTFTDGMTSGRGYLALAAIIVGRWMPGGSVLACLLFGAAEALSLRVQAFSLPVSSYVIQMTPYLAALAILAGLGRGARMPAAVGQPFHQP; encoded by the coding sequence ATGGAACCCGCCGTGCTTCTCGACTTCCTGGCCGCCAGCCTGCGCATCGCCACGCCGCTGATCTTCGCCGCGCTCGGCGGCATCCTGTGCGAGCGCAGCGGCACCTTCGCGGTCGGCCTCGAAGGGCAGATGCTGGCCGGCGCCTTCCTGGGCGTGGTGGTCACGCATTCAGCCTCGAATGCGGGTGTCGGCCTGGCGGCCAGCGCGCTCGCCGGGATGGCGATGGCGCTGGTCGTGGCCATCGCGACCACGCGCTTTCACACCGAGCACATGGTCACAGGCATCGCCGCGAACATCCTGGCGCTGGGGCTCACCAGCTTCCTGGTGCGGATGATCACCGGCGGCCGCGACGGCGGTGCAGCGATCCGCGTGCCGCTGCTGGAGGTGTGGTCGGTGCCGGGCCTGTCGGCCCTGCCGTGGGTCGGCCCGTTGCTGTTTCGGCAACCGCCGCTCACCTACCTGGCCTTCGCGTTGATCGTGCCGCTGGCGCTGTTCCTCTTTCGCAGCCGCGCCGGCCTCACGCTGCGCGCCGTCGGCGAGAACCCGCTGGCCGCCTTCGCCGCCGGTGCCGACCCCACGCGGGTGCGCATCGCGGCCATCGTCGGCGGCGGTGCGCTGGCCGGACTGGGGGGCGCGGTGCTTTCGCTGCAGCAGGTCGGCACCTTCACCGACGGCATGACCAGCGGCCGCGGCTACCTGGCGCTGGCCGCCATCATCGTCGGCCGCTGGATGCCGGGCGGCAGTGTGCTGGCCTGCCTGCTCTTCGGGGCGGCCGAGGCGCTGTCGCTGCGCGTGCAGGCCTTCAGCCTGCCGGTGTCGTCCTATGTGATCCAGATGACGCCGTACCTCGCGGCACTGGCGATCCTGGCCGGGCTGGGGCGTGGAGCGCGCATGCCCGCGGCGGTCGGCCAGCCCTTCCACCAGCCGTGA
- the lgt gene encoding prolipoprotein diacylglyceryl transferase, whose protein sequence is MLMYPHIDPIALQLGPLAIHWYGLTYLAAFGLFFFLGTRRLGHEPYRSLAAQGVWSRKDVEDILFLGVLGVIVGGRLGYCLFYKPGYYLTHPLEIFMVWQGGMSFHGGLLGVIASMVWFARSRARPFWQVMDFVAPCVPTGLAAGRVGNFINGELWGRFSSPDLPWGMVFPQSGSMLPRHPSQVYQFLLEGLLLFVILWLYARKERLERRVSAVFLIGYGAMRFIAEYFREPDDFLGLLALNMSMGQWLCVPMIAFGLWLYATAPKRRVA, encoded by the coding sequence ATGCTCATGTACCCCCACATCGACCCGATCGCCCTCCAGCTCGGGCCCCTGGCCATCCACTGGTACGGCCTGACCTACCTCGCCGCCTTCGGGCTGTTCTTCTTCCTCGGCACCCGCCGGCTCGGCCACGAGCCATACCGGTCGCTCGCCGCGCAGGGCGTCTGGAGCCGAAAGGACGTGGAGGACATCCTCTTCCTCGGCGTGCTCGGCGTGATCGTCGGCGGGCGCCTCGGCTACTGCCTGTTCTACAAGCCGGGCTACTACCTGACCCACCCGCTGGAGATCTTCATGGTCTGGCAGGGCGGCATGAGCTTCCACGGCGGCCTGCTCGGCGTGATCGCGTCGATGGTGTGGTTCGCCAGGTCGCGTGCGCGGCCCTTCTGGCAGGTGATGGACTTCGTCGCGCCCTGCGTGCCGACCGGGCTGGCCGCCGGACGCGTGGGCAACTTCATCAATGGCGAGCTGTGGGGCCGGTTCAGCAGCCCCGACCTGCCATGGGGCATGGTGTTCCCGCAGAGCGGCTCGATGCTGCCGCGGCACCCGTCGCAGGTCTACCAGTTCCTGCTCGAGGGGCTGCTGCTCTTCGTCATCCTCTGGCTCTACGCCCGCAAGGAACGCCTCGAGCGCCGCGTGTCGGCCGTGTTCCTGATCGGCTACGGCGCGATGCGCTTCATCGCCGAGTATTTCCGCGAGCCCGACGATTTCCTCGGCCTGCTGGCGCTCAACATGAGCATGGGCCAGTGGCTGTGCGTGCCGATGATCGCCTTCGGGCTCTGGCTCTACGCCACGGCGCCGAAGCGGCGCGTGGCCTGA
- a CDS encoding LysR family transcriptional regulator, protein MKETLIDLRAWRQFVAVAEELHFGRAAQRLHMTQPPVTQAIAQLEKTLGIVLFDRTRRRVALTPAGEALLPDVRDMLERAQALPARARAAAAGEVGRVRLAFVSTIGFERLPVWVREFRVLCPEVALELVEATGDVQLEGFARGEIDAGLMLHSPGFAPPGLERLPVADEPLVLALPAAHPLARADRLALADVLAEPLVMFPRRIVPSLHDAILGLYHAAGRSPVVSQEAIQMQTIVNLVWGGLGVAWVPESVTQFRRAGVVYRAADAFAPAGRRQKAAPLPRCETSLVWPAAADNAALDRFVRFVAERGLPPTSPKRHTA, encoded by the coding sequence TGAAGGAAACCCTCATCGACCTGCGGGCCTGGCGCCAGTTCGTGGCCGTTGCCGAAGAGCTGCACTTCGGCCGCGCGGCGCAGCGCCTGCACATGACGCAGCCGCCCGTCACCCAGGCCATCGCGCAGCTCGAGAAGACGCTGGGCATCGTGCTGTTCGACCGCACCCGCCGCCGCGTGGCGCTCACGCCGGCCGGGGAAGCACTGCTGCCCGACGTACGCGACATGCTCGAGCGCGCCCAGGCGCTGCCGGCGCGGGCGCGGGCGGCAGCGGCGGGGGAGGTCGGGCGCGTGCGCCTGGCCTTCGTCTCGACCATCGGCTTCGAGCGGTTGCCGGTGTGGGTGCGCGAGTTCCGCGTGCTGTGTCCCGAGGTGGCGCTGGAACTGGTCGAGGCCACCGGCGACGTGCAGCTCGAAGGCTTCGCGCGCGGCGAGATCGATGCCGGCCTGATGCTGCATTCCCCAGGCTTCGCGCCGCCCGGCCTGGAGCGCCTGCCGGTGGCCGACGAGCCGCTGGTGCTGGCGCTGCCCGCCGCGCACCCGCTGGCGCGCGCCGATCGGCTGGCGCTGGCCGATGTGCTGGCCGAGCCGCTGGTGATGTTCCCGCGCCGCATCGTGCCGTCGCTGCACGACGCCATCCTCGGGCTGTACCACGCGGCCGGCCGGTCGCCGGTCGTGTCGCAGGAGGCGATCCAGATGCAGACCATCGTCAACCTGGTCTGGGGCGGGCTCGGCGTGGCCTGGGTGCCCGAGAGCGTGACGCAGTTCCGACGGGCCGGCGTGGTCTACCGGGCGGCCGATGCCTTCGCGCCGGCGGGGCGCCGCCAGAAGGCCGCGCCGCTGCCGCGCTGCGAGACCAGCCTCGTCTGGCCCGCCGCGGCCGACAACGCCGCACTCGACCGGTTCGTCCGCTTCGTGGCCGAGCGCGGGCTGCCCCCGACGTCGCCGAAGCGGCACACGGCATAG
- a CDS encoding pseudouridine synthase, with amino-acid sequence MLDFFVERFPAVTEASWRDRMQAGDVVDDAARPIGPDAPYRGHQRLYYYRTLADEPRIPYEAQVLFQDAHLLVADKPHFLPVTPGGQYVQETLLVRLKRQLGIDTLVPVHRIDRSTAGLVLFSLDPATRGAYQALFAERRVEKSYEAVVHWPAGHTLAPVYRSRLESIKGKMPVWEAPGEPNSETRFELLEMRGTDRARLRLSPVTGRTHQLRVHCAALGMPIVNDPIYPTWLPVGSERYDQPLQLLAKTLEFIDPLSGTARRFASALRLAG; translated from the coding sequence ATGCTCGACTTTTTCGTGGAGCGCTTTCCGGCCGTGACCGAAGCGTCGTGGCGCGACCGCATGCAGGCGGGCGACGTGGTCGACGACGCCGCCCGCCCGATCGGGCCCGATGCGCCGTACCGCGGCCACCAGCGTCTCTACTACTACCGCACGCTCGCCGACGAACCGCGCATTCCCTACGAAGCGCAGGTGCTGTTCCAGGACGCGCATCTGCTGGTCGCCGACAAGCCGCATTTCCTGCCGGTCACGCCCGGTGGCCAGTACGTGCAGGAAACCCTGTTGGTCCGGTTGAAGCGGCAGTTGGGCATCGACACGCTGGTACCGGTGCACCGCATCGACCGCAGCACGGCGGGCCTGGTGCTCTTCAGCCTCGATCCCGCGACACGGGGCGCCTACCAGGCGCTCTTCGCGGAACGCCGCGTCGAAAAAAGCTACGAGGCGGTCGTGCACTGGCCGGCCGGGCACACGCTGGCACCGGTCTACCGAAGCCGCCTCGAGAGCATCAAGGGCAAGATGCCGGTGTGGGAGGCACCGGGCGAGCCGAACTCGGAAACCCGCTTCGAGCTGCTGGAGATGCGGGGCACCGACCGTGCGCGGCTGCGCCTGTCGCCCGTGACCGGCCGCACGCACCAGCTGCGCGTGCACTGCGCCGCGCTGGGCATGCCCATCGTCAACGACCCGATCTACCCGACGTGGCTGCCGGTGGGCAGCGAGCGCTACGACCAGCCGCTGCAGCTGCTGGCCAAGACGCTGGAATTCATCGACCCGCTGAGCGGCACGGCCCGCCGCTTCGCGTCGGCGCTGCGGCTCGCAGGCTGA
- a CDS encoding ABC transporter permease, with the protein MSTPASSTRAAWCLPDLLVAARRAGALWRAAASVGMAFLLTAMLILLAGKNPLTAYYHLLTGALGGWDRVVVGLNKTTPYLLCAVGIALCFRGRVINIGAEGQLALGGAAASAVALFATGLPAWLLLPLALAAGAAGGAAWAGLAATIRVTRGVHEVLVTLLLNFVALLLVAELLHGRMGEEGAGFPQSPLFDAAAWLPKLVPGTDLHLGIAIAVAAALGANHLLWRTTLGFRWRVVGASLPAARYAGVSHGRAVFGLMGTAGALAGLAGAIECLGVHYRLIEGFSAGFGFNAVAIALMGALNPLYVLPSALFFGFLETGALAMQRQVGVPSSLVLVIQGLTMIFVLCGIGRSSRDRT; encoded by the coding sequence ATGAGCACGCCCGCGTCGTCCACCCGCGCCGCCTGGTGCCTTCCCGACCTGCTGGTTGCCGCCCGACGTGCAGGCGCCCTGTGGCGCGCCGCGGCCTCGGTCGGCATGGCCTTCCTGCTCACGGCCATGCTCATCCTGCTGGCCGGCAAGAACCCGCTCACGGCCTACTACCACTTGCTGACGGGTGCGCTCGGCGGCTGGGACCGCGTGGTCGTGGGGCTGAACAAGACGACGCCCTATCTGCTGTGCGCGGTCGGCATCGCGCTGTGCTTTCGCGGCCGGGTCATCAACATCGGCGCCGAAGGGCAGCTCGCGCTCGGCGGCGCCGCGGCATCGGCCGTGGCGCTGTTCGCGACAGGCCTGCCGGCCTGGCTGCTGCTGCCGCTGGCGTTGGCCGCCGGCGCCGCTGGCGGTGCGGCCTGGGCCGGGCTGGCCGCGACGATCCGCGTGACGCGCGGCGTGCACGAGGTGCTGGTCACGCTGCTGCTGAACTTCGTTGCCCTGCTGCTGGTGGCCGAACTGCTGCACGGCCGCATGGGCGAGGAAGGCGCGGGCTTTCCGCAGTCGCCGCTCTTCGATGCGGCGGCCTGGCTGCCGAAGCTGGTGCCGGGGACCGACCTGCACCTGGGCATCGCCATCGCAGTGGCCGCGGCCCTCGGCGCGAACCATCTGTTGTGGCGCACCACGCTGGGCTTTCGCTGGCGGGTGGTGGGCGCCAGCCTGCCGGCCGCGCGCTATGCCGGCGTGTCGCATGGCCGGGCGGTGTTCGGGCTGATGGGCACGGCCGGCGCGCTGGCCGGCCTGGCGGGCGCCATCGAATGCCTGGGCGTGCACTACCGGCTGATCGAGGGCTTCTCGGCCGGCTTCGGCTTCAACGCGGTGGCCATCGCGCTGATGGGGGCGCTCAATCCGCTCTACGTACTGCCGTCGGCGCTGTTCTTCGGCTTTCTGGAAACCGGCGCGCTCGCGATGCAGCGGCAGGTCGGCGTGCCCTCGTCCCTGGTGCTGGTCATCCAGGGCCTGACGATGATCTTCGTGCTGTGCGGCATCGGCCGCTCGAGCCGCGACAGGACCTGA